The window GATGAGCCTGATATTTAACTCCAAAAGTTGTTACACATAGTTGTAAATACAACCTTaagcaaaaattattttgttatatttgttgacAAATATTCAGACTTGACATTCTTTATGATCTGTCTTAGATACAattgaaacatttgtattttgtcagaataaaaaaaaaaattgtaaaaaactgCAATATGTGGATGTTTCTATGAATAATACTAATTAAACATAGACCAAAATATTTAACCTCAGATGCAATTTACTTGTTCAAATGTGAagtactaataaaacaaacacagttttaaattatattaatgaactGTGTATTCTTATAGTCTTTAGTATTGCTATGTAGTGATGACAGTtacacaaatttcaaaattactttttaaaaatgagTTTCAAGACAAATCCttatataacaattacaaatttatttgaagttttaaacAATGATTATAGTAcatagttttatattacattaaaaaaagtcATACTATATATGGCTATTCTGGACTTTCCATTGGTTTATCCACTCGCTTATCTTCTCAATATTATCTTCCAGATCATCAGGTGTGTTGCTCTGTAACTCGTGAACTATTTGAGTGTCATATGATTCTTTTGCCTCATCAAGTAAAGTTTGAAAAATCTCACATTGGACATTGCTTTCAAGTTTGTGTCCTTGGTAGCCCCtgcaatatttaaattattttactgtaaaacagAATTATCTCTTCTCTAGTTATTTGTGCATTATAAAAATAACCTTTTCAGTTCTTCTTCTGTATGCAATTCTCTTTTTAAGGAAGTACACTTCAATATCAAGTTATGTAGGACATTTAATGTTCGGTTTTTCTCAGTGTGCAAGAACcatagttttttttaatgctttatttcttACCagcttaaatgaaaaaaataaaatatcagttcCTGAGCTTAGAATTACAACCTTAACTATTTAATCACCTCATATTCTTCTGTTTCCTTTCCTTAAAGGTTGAAATTGCAGAATATGAACTATATCAAACTTCTCGGGTAAATCCATATTAAAGATTTACTTAGCTatctttataaatacttttattcatataCGGAGTCTTTTCAATCAAACTACTTTAGAGTTACCAACCTTGAGGCAAGTCTGTCATACAGTATCGTGTTATTAGTCCTAAGAACGAAAACAACGTCAAACCAACGCTGAGGAAAGAAGTCACATCCATGATAATCAATTATCATTCCACCATCTGCCATTTTATCTTCAAGTTCATCAACCATctgcagtaaaaaaaaactttataaatttgcATCCTAAATAAAAAATTTCCATGAATAGTTAgtcaatgttttgttgttgtttttttactgggATATATAATATGCATTGTAATTTATTTCCAAAAC of the Tachypleus tridentatus isolate NWPU-2018 chromosome 13, ASM421037v1, whole genome shotgun sequence genome contains:
- the Ak6 gene encoding adenylate kinase isoenzyme 6, whose translation is MNGTRSLPNVLVTGTPGTGKSTLCSEISQVCGLEWLNIGEIAKTGQMYDGYDEVLECPIIDEDQMVDELEDKMADGGMIIDYHGCDFFPQRWFDVVFVLRTNNTILYDRLASRGYQGHKLESNVQCEIFQTLLDEAKESYDTQIVHELQSNTPDDLEDNIEKISEWINQWKVQNSHI